In Gemmatimonadota bacterium, the following are encoded in one genomic region:
- the ytxJ gene encoding bacillithiol system redox-active protein YtxJ: MSDRVVRLTGLSALDDVIASSSERPVFVYKHSTVCPVSARAADQYHDFADDFENVDEDMDTDPSTPLFTQVMVIENRDLSNEIESRLGITHESPQLLLLRDGKVTWHASHFSITGKDIKNALED; this comes from the coding sequence ATGTCTGACCGTGTCGTGCGCCTGACCGGACTCTCAGCGCTGGACGATGTCATCGCCTCGTCGTCGGAACGTCCCGTTTTCGTCTACAAGCACAGTACGGTGTGCCCGGTGAGCGCCCGGGCCGCCGATCAATACCACGATTTCGCGGACGATTTCGAGAACGTGGACGAGGACATGGACACGGACCCGTCCACGCCGCTGTTCACCCAGGTCATGGTCATCGAGAACCGGGATCTCTCCAATGAGATCGAATCCCGCCTGGGCATCACGCACGAGTCGCCGCAGCTGCTGCTGCTCCGGGACGGGAAAGTGACCTGGCACGCTTCCCATTTTTCCATCACGGGCAAGGACATAAAGAACGCACTGGAGGACTGA
- a CDS encoding FAD-binding oxidoreductase: MSRHAVIVGAGVTGLSTAYHLALKSYGSITVVEKGRVGDGASSRAAGIITGLLWSETGILARKISLTRFREMSGELDGYRYQDVGCLNLFDAASWPERERLLPLYDRLGVEYTIMDRTEMAAAWPDLALTGEPVGLFDPLGGYSEPDHYLPALADGCRALGVEIREGCMVSDFIVDGGRMAGVVIDGKRIEANAVVSTVHVWTLKVLETIGVQLPLKSFVHQRYVTAPLPAPVRIPAVNANPYGGYLRPHYGQRLLAGIENPEAPEFHVPGRDFLMSTITPPHGLDEAARENLLPLVPVAGWTDRTGQTDRANHTGHTGWEIEKAGLLSFSADGEPVLGPVERFPGLYVGVAFHSGGFAYNPASGELLAGCVADGRPEIDIGDFSPSRFDPQETEAYNRNRITHGEYSLPGQSRRH, translated from the coding sequence TTGTCGAGACACGCAGTCATCGTGGGCGCGGGGGTGACCGGCCTCAGCACGGCCTATCATCTCGCCCTCAAGTCGTATGGAAGCATCACGGTCGTCGAAAAGGGACGCGTGGGAGATGGCGCCAGCAGCCGGGCCGCCGGGATCATTACGGGACTGCTTTGGTCGGAAACCGGCATCCTGGCCCGCAAGATCAGCCTGACCCGGTTCAGGGAAATGTCCGGGGAACTGGATGGCTACCGGTACCAGGATGTGGGGTGTCTGAACCTGTTCGACGCGGCGAGCTGGCCGGAAAGGGAACGGCTGTTGCCCCTGTACGACCGCCTGGGTGTGGAATACACCATCATGGACCGTACCGAGATGGCCGCGGCCTGGCCGGACCTGGCACTGACCGGTGAACCGGTCGGGCTATTCGATCCCCTGGGCGGCTACAGCGAGCCGGATCACTACCTCCCGGCCCTGGCGGACGGTTGCCGTGCCCTGGGCGTGGAGATCAGGGAGGGATGCATGGTCTCCGACTTCATCGTGGATGGGGGACGCATGGCAGGCGTTGTCATCGATGGAAAGCGCATCGAAGCCAATGCCGTGGTGAGTACCGTTCACGTATGGACCCTGAAGGTACTGGAAACCATCGGGGTGCAGCTGCCCCTGAAGTCCTTCGTGCACCAGCGTTACGTCACGGCGCCGCTGCCCGCCCCGGTCCGGATCCCGGCGGTCAATGCCAATCCCTACGGGGGATACCTTCGGCCGCATTACGGGCAGCGCTTGCTTGCGGGCATCGAGAACCCCGAGGCGCCTGAGTTTCACGTGCCCGGCCGCGATTTCCTGATGTCGACGATTACCCCGCCGCATGGGCTCGACGAGGCCGCGCGGGAAAACCTGCTCCCGCTGGTCCCCGTGGCCGGGTGGACAGACCGGACGGGTCAGACGGACCGCGCCAACCATACCGGCCATACCGGCTGGGAAATCGAGAAGGCGGGCCTGCTGTCCTTCTCCGCGGACGGCGAACCGGTCCTCGGACCCGTGGAGCGTTTTCCGGGGCTGTACGTGGGCGTCGCCTTTCATTCCGGTGGCTTCGCCTACAACCCGGCGTCCGGGGAATTGCTGGCAGGATGCGTCGCGGACGGGCGGCCCGAAATCGATATCGGGGACTTCTCGCCGAGTCGGTTCGATCCCCAGGAGACGGAGGCCTACAACCGGAACCGGATCACACACGGCGAATACAGCCTGCCGGGGCAATCCCGTAGGCATTGA